In the genome of Hydrogenophaga sp. PBL-H3, the window CCGCAGCGTGGTGAAGGTCTCGGCGGTGAAGCCCGAGCACCGCGTGGTGCGCGCCCAGGCCGTGGTGGTGAGCGACCAGCAAGACCTGCTGGCCCTGTTCAACGCCGGCCAGCTCGAACGCGACCTGATCGCCGTGGTGCGCTACCAGGGACCGCGCGCCAACGGCATGCCCGAACTGCACAAGCTCACGCCGCCGCTGGCCGTGCTGCAAGACAAAGGCTTCAAGGTGGCGCTGGTCACCGACGGCCGCATGTCCGGCGCTTCGGGCAAGGTGCCCGCAGCCATCCACCTCAGCCCCGAGGCGCTGGCCGGTGGCCCGATCGCGCGCGTGCGCGACGGCGACTGGATCACGCTGGACTGCGAGCGTGGTGTGCTCGAACTGGAAGTGGACGCGGCCACCCTGGCGGCGCGCGAACTGCACCACCCCGACCTCAGCGCCAACCAGCACGGCACCGGCCGCGAGCTGTTCGCCATGTTCCGCCAGCACGCCAGCGTGGCCGAACTGGGCGCCTCACCGCTGTTTGGCTGAACAACAAGGAACCCCATGACCACCACCTGTTTCACCCGCCCCGCTTTCACCTCCCGCGTGGTCCCCGTGATCGTGCTCAACGACGCGGCGCACGCCGTGCCACTGGCCCACGCCCTGCTGGAGGGCGGCATCGACGTGATGGAGATCACCCTGCGCTCCGGCGTGGCCCTGCAGGCCATGGAAGCCGTGGCGCGCGCCGTTCCGCAGATGCACCTGGGTGCCGGTACCGTCACCCGCGTGGCCGAGGTCGCGCAGGTGATCGCCGCTGGCGCCAGCTTCGCCCTGTCGCCCGGCTGCACCGAGGACCTGGTGCACGCGGTGCGCGCTGCCAACCTGCCCTTCATCCCGGGCGTGATGACGCCGAGCGAAGTGATGCGCGCGCGCGACCACGGCTTCACCCTCATGAAACTCTTTCCCGCGTCGCAGGCCGGCGGCCTGGGCATGCTCAAGGCGCTCGGTGCCCCGCTGCCCGACGTGCGCTTCTGCCCCACCGGCGGCGTGAGCGTGGACAACCTGCGCGAGTTCCTCAAGCTGCCCAACGTGGCCATGGCCGGTGGCTCCTGGCTCACACCGGCCGACCTGCTGCGCAACGGTGACTGGGCCGGCATCACGAAGCTGGCGCGCGAGGCCACGGCGATGGCACAACCCGGTTGAGCACAAAAATTCCGTTCGGGCTGAGCTTGTCGAAGCCCTCGCACCCACAACCCGCAAGCCCTTAAACAAGCTCAGGGCGAACGTTGACAGCAGAGCGATCCACATGAAACTGCCCACCACCCTGCCCGCCTGGCCGCAACTGCAAGCCCTCGCCGCCGGCCCCACACCCCACCTGCGCGAGCTGCTGACCGACCCGCACCGCGCCCAGCGCCTGAGCCTGAGTGCCGCCGGTATCACGCTGGACGCCAGCCGCCAGCGCACCACGCCCGCGATCCAGCAGGCCCTGCTGGCGCTGGCCGAGCAGTCCGACCTGGCCGCGCAGCGCGACGCCATGTTCCGCGGCGATGCCATCAATGCCACCGAAGGCCGACCGGTGTTGCACGTGGCGCTGCGCGGCGACCCGTTGCATGCCGGCCCCTGGGGCCCGACCGTGCAGTCCGACGTGCACCGCGAACTGGCCCGGGTGTGCGATTTCGCGCGCGACCTCAACGCAGGCGCCGTGCTCGGCTTTGCGGGCGATGCCATCACCGACGTGGTCAACATCGGCATCGGCGGCTCCGACCTCGGGCCGCGCATGGCCAACGACGCGCTGGCCCATCTTTCCGACCCCGCCGTGCCCGGCACCCGCGTGCACTACGTCTCCAACCCCGACGCCTGGGCGCTGTGGAGCGTGCTGCGCGGGCTCGATGCAAAACGCACCCTCCTCGTGGTCTCCAGCAAAACCTTCACCACGCAGGAAACGCTGACCAACGCCGCCAGTGCGCAGCGCTGGCTGACCGACAACGGCTGCCCCCCGCAAGACCTCTCGAAGCACCTGGTGGCCATCACCGCCAGCCCGGCGCAGGCGGCCAGACTGGGCTACCCGAGCGAGCGCACCTTCCTGTTCTGGGACTGGGTGGGAGGCCGCTACTCGGTGTGGTCGGCGCTGGGTCTGCCGCTGGCGATCGCCATCGGGCCGGAGAACTTCCGCGCCTTCCTGGCCGGCGCCCGCGAGATGGACCAGCACTTCTGCACCGCGCCGCTGGCGCAGAACCTGCCCGTGCAGCTCGCGCTGGCAGGTATCTGGAACCGCAACTTCCTGCAGTTGCCCACCCACCTCATCGTGCCCTATGCCTCGCGGCTGCTGCGCTTCACGCCCTTCGTGCAGCAGATGGACATGGAGTCCAGCGGCAAGCGCACCCACACCGACGGCAACCCCGCCACGGTGGACACCGGCCCCATCGTCTGGGGCGGCCTGGGCATTGACGGCCAGCACGCCTACTTCCAGCTCATCCACCAGGGAATGCACACCGTGCCGGTGGACTTCATCGGTGTGCAGAACGAAGACACACCACTGCCCCTGGCCGCCACGCACCACGGCGTGGTCAACCTCAACCTGCGCGCGCAGGCCCAGGCAATGGCCTGCGGCCGCTCGCTGCAAGACACGCAGGCGGTGCTGGAGAAAGACGGCATGAGCACAGCCGATGCCGCGGCCATGGCCCCGCACCGCAGCTTCGAGGGCAACATCCCCAGCAACGTGCTGTGGCTGGACCGCCTCGACCCGCAACGCCTGGGCGCGCTGATCGCGCTCTACGAACACAAGGTGTTCACACAGGCCGCCATCTGGCGCATCAACGCCTACGACCAGTGGGGCGTGGAGCTGGGCAAGACCATGGCCAAGGCGATGGAACAACGCGCTGTTTGACGCAGATCAAATCTGTGCGCGGCGCAGGCCGCAGGTGATTGAGTTTGCTCAGTGAGCGCCGTGGTCGCTTGCCTAGAGTGGCTGACAGAGGGGCGAAGTCCCTTCTGTTCAACCACCACCCAGGAGCACCACCATGACCCCACGACGCACCGCGCTGCACGCCGCCCTGCTGGCCCTCACCGGCCTCACCCTGCTCACCCTCTCCGGCTGAGCCACGCCACCGCCTGCGGCCGATCGCATGGTCATCTCGCCCATGGGCACCGTGACCACGTACCACCGCAAGAGCTCGGGCAGCCTGGGCACCTACGACGGTCAGGTGGTGTGGACACACGCACCGGCCACCTGGCAGGGCAAGCCGGTGATTTCATTCGGCGCGCCGCAGGCGGGCGTGGCGCTGCACGACCCGGTGAGCTTCGCCATGGTTGCCACGCTCTCCCCCGACGGCAAGCCCTTCATGGCATTTGACCCACCGATCGACTACGCCTGGCCTCTGACGGTGGGGAAGACATGGAGCACGCAGTACACCGTGACCCTCTACCCCAGCGGTGCCACGGTGCCGCTGAAGCGCGACTTCAAGGTCGAGGGCATCGAAGACGTGACCGTGCCGGCCGGTACCTTCAAGGCGTGGAAGCTGTCATGGAAGGACAGCACGGGCGAGGCCGAAACCCGCTGGATCAGCCCGGCGCAGGGCGTCGCCACGGTCAAACGCCATGTCGAACGCCCCGCCACACACGCTCAGGGACCCGGCGTGCTCGACGCCGAATTGCTGTCGCGCGTGCTGCCGGCGAAGTGAGCCACGCAGCACCATGAAAATGGCCGACCCCAAACGGGGTCGGCTTTCTCAGACCAGCACTCGGACGTTTACTTCGCGCCGCGCGCCTTGGCCGCCGCCTGCGTTTCCTGTTTGGAGAACGGCAGCGGCAGCGCGTTGGCGCCATGGGTGTGATTGGGTTCAGGAATGGGTTTGGAGGGACTCAGACGGGGCATTAATGGGTGTAATTGGTTATAAAATTGGATGCATGATCCAAGTCAACACCCTGCAGATCACCCCCGAAATCCTGACCCTCATCGCCGGGATTGACGAGTTCAAAGGTGCTTGGCGCGCGCTGGGCACCTTGGCTCCCGATCGGCTCTCAGCCCTCCGCCGGGTGGCCACCATCGAGAGCATCGGATCGTCAACGCGCATCGAAGGCAGCAAGCTGTCTGACCGTGAGGTCGAGCGCTTGCTGTCCAACTTGCAAATCAAATCGTTCGCCACCCGCGACGAGCAGGAAGTGGCGGGCTATGCCGGTGCCATGGAGTTGATGTTTTCATCCTGGCAGGACATCACACTGACCGAAAACCACATCAAACAGCTGCACCGTGACCTGTTGGTCCACAGCGACAAAGACGCTTGGCACCGGGGCAACTACAAGACTTCGTCCAACAGCGTTGTGGCCTTTGACGAAGCGGGCCAACAGCTGGGCGTTGTATTTGAAACCGCAACGCCGTTTGACACGCCGCGCTTGATGGCCGAACTGGTGACCTGGTTCAACGAAGAACGAGAGACCCGCAGGCTTCACCCGCTCTTGGTCATCGGCATCTGGGTCGTGGTTTTTCTTGAGATCCACCCTTTTCAAGACGGCAATGGCCGCCTGAGCCGAG includes:
- the eda gene encoding bifunctional 4-hydroxy-2-oxoglutarate aldolase/2-dehydro-3-deoxy-phosphogluconate aldolase, translated to MTTTCFTRPAFTSRVVPVIVLNDAAHAVPLAHALLEGGIDVMEITLRSGVALQAMEAVARAVPQMHLGAGTVTRVAEVAQVIAAGASFALSPGCTEDLVHAVRAANLPFIPGVMTPSEVMRARDHGFTLMKLFPASQAGGLGMLKALGAPLPDVRFCPTGGVSVDNLREFLKLPNVAMAGGSWLTPADLLRNGDWAGITKLAREATAMAQPG
- the pgi gene encoding glucose-6-phosphate isomerase; this encodes MKLPTTLPAWPQLQALAAGPTPHLRELLTDPHRAQRLSLSAAGITLDASRQRTTPAIQQALLALAEQSDLAAQRDAMFRGDAINATEGRPVLHVALRGDPLHAGPWGPTVQSDVHRELARVCDFARDLNAGAVLGFAGDAITDVVNIGIGGSDLGPRMANDALAHLSDPAVPGTRVHYVSNPDAWALWSVLRGLDAKRTLLVVSSKTFTTQETLTNAASAQRWLTDNGCPPQDLSKHLVAITASPAQAARLGYPSERTFLFWDWVGGRYSVWSALGLPLAIAIGPENFRAFLAGAREMDQHFCTAPLAQNLPVQLALAGIWNRNFLQLPTHLIVPYASRLLRFTPFVQQMDMESSGKRTHTDGNPATVDTGPIVWGGLGIDGQHAYFQLIHQGMHTVPVDFIGVQNEDTPLPLAATHHGVVNLNLRAQAQAMACGRSLQDTQAVLEKDGMSTADAAAMAPHRSFEGNIPSNVLWLDRLDPQRLGALIALYEHKVFTQAAIWRINAYDQWGVELGKTMAKAMEQRAV
- a CDS encoding Fic family protein — protein: MKMADPKRGRLSQTSTRTFTSRRAPWPPPAFPVWRTAAAARWRHGCDWVQEWVWRDSDGALMGVIGYKIGCMIQVNTLQITPEILTLIAGIDEFKGAWRALGTLAPDRLSALRRVATIESIGSSTRIEGSKLSDREVERLLSNLQIKSFATRDEQEVAGYAGAMELMFSSWQDITLTENHIKQLHRDLLVHSDKDAWHRGNYKTSSNSVVAFDEAGQQLGVVFETATPFDTPRLMAELVTWFNEERETRRLHPLLVIGIWVVVFLEIHPFQDGNGRLSRALTTLLLLQAGYAYVPYASLESVIELNKEAYYLALRQTQGTIRLDAPDWQPWITFYLRALSEQVRKLGRKVEREKLVLAVLPELSLQIVEFAREHGRISMGDAIRLTGGNRNTLKQHFRALVSDGMLVQQGAGRGVWYQLK